CCTTGATAGCCGAATCTTTACGTCAAACCTCTCCATGATGCCTACGCCTCCTGTGAGATAAAGATTTCCAACGCACGCTGCTTTATCTTTAAGAAACTGTTTCTGCGGAGCGTTGATAAAAAATAATTGTTAACACTCGTGTCACAACTGCCGCATTCTCCCGACAGTAGCCGCGTATTTTGTGTTCCTTCGCAATAGTCGTCTGCCTTAAGGACATACCTCCTTCCAATAAACGACACATCCATGAAATTTTGAGGATTTTTTGGCACCTATTTTTGAGACAAAACGTTCCTTACAGCAGGCCGCATCGCTTCTTGTCTCGGTCCAAAGTGTTGTTTTTATTAAATCCTCAAATTGATAATAAGTATATTTGCAAATTGAAAAAAGTCAATCCTATAAAACATATTTCATGGTTATCTAAATATAGAAAATTCTTATTTTGAGAATAAATCAGGAGGAGCTTTGAATGATTGGCAAGGAAATTATAGTGAGAAGGAAAAGGATGAGCCTCACTCAGCGTGAACTTGCGAGATTAATAAACGTGAAATCAACGACGATGCACCAATATGAAGTTGGTTTGCGTAAAATCCCTCTCGAAGCGCTCGGAAACATCGCGAAGATACTGCAATGTTCCCCAGAAGATTTGGCCTTTGAAGAATTTGGGTTGCCGGCTCCATCGGAAACTACAGCGGGAGATTCGGAAATAAAAGGTAGTGCGAATGATGACGGCGGCAAACTAATTTTCGCCGACCCTCTGGATAACGAAATAGTGGCCCTATTAAAAGACCTGGACCAAATAGCGAAAGAAAAGGTAATTACATACATGAGAGACCAGAAGGTGATAACGGGATATTATCGGGCGGTGAGGGAGAGGAGGTGAAAGCTAGGAGGCTCATTATAGGGCCTTTTTGCTCGTCGATCGGCAATAGTGTTAAAATGCAAGGGGATCGACAGACTTTGTGAAGAGTCAGATTAATTGCTGGCTGCCTAATGTTGTCGTATTTTGCCGGATCCCTATATCAAATGTAAAGGCAAGTGGTGAACCATGAAAATTGTTGCTATGGCTATGTTTTTGGGGGAAGATAAAGTTCCTTTGAGGATTGGAAAGCGGGCACCGGCTCGATATGGTATTTGTGCTGTCGGGAAGATAAAGTTCCTTTGAGGATTGGAAAGTGCCCTCGCGCGCGGCCTGTACGACCAGCGGTATAGAAGATAAAGTTCCTTTGAGGATTGGAAAGAGATAGGTCTGTCCCAGCCAGCGCGAGAAGGTTTCTTGAAGATAAAGTTCCTTTGAGGATTGGAAAGTAACTCTGTACAGATGCTGGCTTGATACCCCTAACATCGAAGATAAAGTTCCTTTGAGGATTGGAAAGACGGCGACGGCGCGCCACGCAAGCTCGAGCTGAGCAGAAGATAAAGTTCCTTTGAGGATTGGAAAGTCGAGAGCCGTCCCGTGTCCGATACTGAGCATGTCAGAAGATAAAGTTCCTTTGAGGATTGGAAAGAATTTATTGGCCGCTGCGGTTCGGCTACGATGTCGCGAAGATAAAGTTCCTTTGAGGATTGGAAAGAGCGGCCGATCTGCTCGGCGAAGCCGTCTGTCGCTTGAAGATAAAGTTCCTTTGAGGATTGGAAAGAGCTGCTCGGTGATCGCCATCTCCGTCACGTCGTCGGGAAGATAAAGTTCCTTTGAGGATTGGAAAGGCACCTGCCGCTCGCGCGGCGTCCACGCCTCTTTGGAAGATAAAGTTCCTTTGAGGATTGGAAAGACACGTGATGGTGTTGCTTCTCGGCGGCTACCATGGAAGATAAAGTTCTCTTAATCTCCAAGTTATCGGTTAAAAACTATTGCTGAAAGCTGTAATAGCCCGACAATATGAGTTTTTACGGATTCACCCATTGGGTTTTATATAAGGATTTATGGACGTTGACCGGCACAGATAAGCCACTGGTATACGATGCGGAACTTGGAGATTAAGGATAACAGTTGACCTTGACACGCACAGACAATTATCATAAACTATCCACATACAATGAATAGAAGATGGCGCGTGGTACGTGGTAGAATTTGTAGGCTTTGTCCAGGTAATTGTTGATGGCTGGAGCTCTTGGCTTCTACTTCTTTGTGCGGCGAACATATTATTACGCTCTTGTAGAAAAGAAACGACAAATAGCGATAATAATCATTGTATATTTTTATCTTTTAATTATTGTTTGTAGTGACAATGATTTTTTGTCGTTATAATATATAGCGGTATTCCTTATTAGGATTGGAAAGTTGCTCGTAGAAAGTTTGTGCCCGATTTTCCTAGAAGGTTTGTTGTCTTAAAACACAAATATCTTTAAGAACATCAACATAAGATATCAGTTAGTATCAGTTAGAAAATTTTTGTTGCGTTATCATTTTAATAATTTGCATTCCTGATACAAAGGTACAGAGAGAAAAATATCGCTTGGAGGTGAAGGATATAGATTATCTGTTCAAGCTCCGCAACCATTGGTGGTTTGATGCCGGAATCGCGGCGTTTTATGATATTGCTGGCAGACTTAAGAAAAGTGACCGGCAAAAGTGGTCGGAGGTTAAGGTAATAGTGCGTCCCGACGGTATCGTCGTCTCGGCGCCGGATAGATTGCTGAAGCCTTTCGTAGATGCGTGCTATGAATATTTGGGAGCCCAGTGGTGGAATGTTTCGTCCTCTAAGCAAGAAGAGGCGAAAGACCTTGTTGTTTATAATAAGAGTAAAAAAACTTTCTTATGCGTTCCGCGGCGTAATCCAACGCCTGTCGCGGCGCTTTCTGTCGGCGGCAGCAGCTGGAAGGCTGATTATGATATATACGATGATCTCCCTGATGAAATGAAGAAAAAAACGGATGAATTTCTGAAAGAGAGCGGTAAAAGTCTTTGGGGGATAAAGAAGGACAAGCTCCCTTATGAACAACCGGTGTGCCATCCGCATATAGAAACTTTTCCCGTTAAGGGCAAGAAAAGGGTCTGTTCTGTTTGCGGACAGGAGTTGGTCTGTGAGGGTGTGAATCAAACGGTCTTTCCTCTCTTTTCCAGCCAAAGCGCGGCCTTTTCGTTTAATTCAAAATTCGGCACGCCGGATATCGTGTGCTGGGAGTGCGCGATGCTGGGGAAGTTTGCCGTTCACAGCGCCCTTTATAAGGTTGCTGATCCTTATACTCAGATTATGCAGATATATTCCAACAACATGGAGGCGTTGATCAACGCGCACGATGTGATGGGAAATTCCAGCGATATCCGCATTTTTGAAAGAGATAAATTGTATTTCCGTGATTTTGGCACAAGTGAATCACTCGTAGAACTGGCAAGGCTGCCCTATGAGGTATTATGGAGCTTCTTCCTGGTTTCTTTTGATGAATTGGATAAGCGGAAAAAGAATGCCATCGACGCTGAGGATAAGCTGAAGCGGGTCGGGAGTCTTAGTGAAGAAGATTTGGATTGCCTTGCCGCAACTGGCGTGGTGACGATGTCGCTTGAAAAGAAGGGACAGACTTTCATCACGAAAGAGCTCGTTGACTTTCATGATTCGGTCTATATCTTCCGCCTGATTGATTATGTCGAAAGGGAGATAAGAGAAGATAAGATCATAAATAAGGACAAGGGTGATTTCTGGAAAAATTTGTTCTGGGACCTCCTTTTGGTACAGAACAAGCAGAAAAAATTTGACCCTGTGAATGGGCTTTACCGCAACAGAATGCTGCAGAAAGTTTTTGAGAAGAGTTCTATTTTGAGGGATGCCGAAAACTTTGTCTTTAAGAAATCTTTGATCGAGAACTATCCATATTTATATCGTATCTTATTTTTTGTCACACTGTATGAACGCGTAATCAACAAAAGAGATGGAGAGCATGAAGGGGGAAAGGGTATGACGAAGGAGCAGGTTGCGATAGCGACGAGCCTTGGAGCGCAGATTATCATAGGTGGTAAGAAAGCGCTGATGGAGGATAGCAAAGACGTCAATAAATTAAAGCCTTTAAAGGGAGATTTGTTCTCTCTGCGAAAAACGAGGAGTGCTACGGATTTTTTAGAACAGCTTGGGAGATTGCAATTTAGATATGGCTTGGTGCTGAATCAAGAGATAATCAAGGGTATATTGGTCGAAAAAGATGTAAAATTTGAAGATTTTAAAGCCTATTGCATGATTTCCGCTCTGAATGGTTACAACAGGGAGTTTGGGTTTGCGGAAAAATCAAACAGCGCTTCCGGCGCTGCGGAAAATAAATAAGACTTTACGAGAGGAGATTTGCCAAGATGGAAGACAAGTGCCTAACGATAACATATTTGACCCGCGCCTCCTATGCTTCGCTTAACGGTTCCGATAAAGAGGCTGATAATATCTCCAGCATTAAAAAGATAAGGATGAATGACGGGCGGGAATATCCCTATAAATCGTCGCAGGCGATCAGACGCGATATCAGAGAGCAGCTGGCGGTGATGGGATGGGAGCTTTCCGAGGCTGCGGTCGCCAAGCAGGCGAAGGGCGCCTCTTCCACGATGGGCGAGCCGGAAAAGTACATAGACGACGATCTCTTTGGTTTTATGATCGCCGATACGAACACGACGAAGAGAACCGGCCCAGTACGCGTTTCCCCTCTGATTTCACTTGAGCCGTACCGCGGCGACTTGGATTTTGCCACAAATTACATGGGGGTAAAGGCCGGCGGCAATCCCAATATATTCGAGACAGAAATTCACTCCGGCGTTTACAGGGGGACTATCCTTGTTGAATTGGATAGGGTCGGAGTTGCCGACGCAGCCAATTATGATCTTGAACTTAAGGCGGATGAAAAGAGAAAACGTGTGGAGGCTCTGGTCGACGCGATTCAAAACTTGTGGGGCATTGGACGCCAAAGCCGTTTCCTCGCCGATATATCGCCCAAGTTTATTTGTGCCGCACTGATGAAGGTAAAAAATCCCATCTATATGGAGTGCCTGCGGGTCAAAGACAATTGTGTTGATGAAGAACTGATCAAAAATACGGAGGCTGATTTCAAGAACCAAATCAGCAAGTCTGTCATTGGCGAAAGAAAAGGCTTTTTTGAAAAGGATACGACGGGCGCGAAGCCGTTGGGCGAGGCCTTTGACGAAATCAGAAAGTGGGTCGCCGAGACCTATAAAGGCTAGACTCATGTATGGTTTTTCTGTGAGCCTTGCCGCGCAGACGGCTTCATTTCGTGAGCCGTCGGCGCATCTATACCAGAAAACTTATCCTCTGCCGCCGATTTCGACTATCGCCGGTATAGCTGGCGCCGCCTGTGGGTTGGAGTTTTCGCGGGCTTGGCGGTATCTCAAGGAAAATAACCTTTATCTAGGCGTCACCGGCAGCTTCTGTGGCACTGGCATTGATCTGTGGCGTTACAATAAGATAGCCGTACCCAAAAGTAAGGAAGAAAGAGATAGCGCCAAAAAACTAAATCTGGCGAAAATACTGAGAAATGACATCCTTAATAGAGAGTTTCTCTATGATACTAAGTTTACTCTCTATTACGCTGCTCAAAACAGTGATTTTGTGTGCCGTCTAGCCGAAGCTTTCAAAGATCCGGGATATGCAATCTCTCTCGGAAACAGCGACGATATAGCAATGGTGCGATCTGTCTCCGATATATATGAGGTCGGCACGTCTGCCGCCACATCGTTGAAAAATACTGTCATTGAGGGAGACCTCTCAAAAGAAGTCGGTTTCGACTGGGATGCTTTGCAGAAAACCAGCGTGTCGCAGACTTTAAGAGCGCCGGTTATCGGCAGGTTGATAGTGGACTTTGAATTTAATGATATGGAGCGAAAGCCCAAAGCTTATCAGCAGTTCACTTTTTTGTTCGGCGAACATGTTTTGCGCACACCGCGGCCGGCACATTCTTTCTGCGGCACGAATGTCTCTCTCTACTGCATTGGCGATAGGCATCCGTGATGACGCGTTATTATGCGAAGCCTCTGGTCGGCGAAGAGGGAAGTTACGAATATCATGTAACGAGATGTCTTGAAGTGGCTAACAATTTTTTCAAAGTGAATCGCCAAGCCATCGAATCATTTTGTCAGATCAACGGTCTTTCCTGCGATGTCATGAAGCGTATATGCTTCATGGCAATTTTTTTACATGACCTTGGCAAACTGGGGACTTCATTTCAAAACCGGATGGA
The window above is part of the Cloacibacillus evryensis DSM 19522 genome. Proteins encoded here:
- a CDS encoding helix-turn-helix transcriptional regulator, with the protein product MIGKEIIVRRKRMSLTQRELARLINVKSTTMHQYEVGLRKIPLEALGNIAKILQCSPEDLAFEEFGLPAPSETTAGDSEIKGSANDDGGKLIFADPLDNEIVALLKDLDQIAKEKVITYMRDQKVITGYYRAVRERR
- the cas7i gene encoding type I-B CRISPR-associated protein Cas7/Cst2/DevR — protein: MEDKCLTITYLTRASYASLNGSDKEADNISSIKKIRMNDGREYPYKSSQAIRRDIREQLAVMGWELSEAAVAKQAKGASSTMGEPEKYIDDDLFGFMIADTNTTKRTGPVRVSPLISLEPYRGDLDFATNYMGVKAGGNPNIFETEIHSGVYRGTILVELDRVGVADAANYDLELKADEKRKRVEALVDAIQNLWGIGRQSRFLADISPKFICAALMKVKNPIYMECLRVKDNCVDEELIKNTEADFKNQISKSVIGERKGFFEKDTTGAKPLGEAFDEIRKWVAETYKG
- the cas5 gene encoding CRISPR-associated protein Cas5; the protein is MYGFSVSLAAQTASFREPSAHLYQKTYPLPPISTIAGIAGAACGLEFSRAWRYLKENNLYLGVTGSFCGTGIDLWRYNKIAVPKSKEERDSAKKLNLAKILRNDILNREFLYDTKFTLYYAAQNSDFVCRLAEAFKDPGYAISLGNSDDIAMVRSVSDIYEVGTSAATSLKNTVIEGDLSKEVGFDWDALQKTSVSQTLRAPVIGRLIVDFEFNDMERKPKAYQQFTFLFGEHVLRTPRPAHSFCGTNVSLYCIGDRHP